The Rhizoctonia solani chromosome 4, complete sequence genome contains a region encoding:
- a CDS encoding glutathione S-transferase gives MSTQDKSDAQKNITKWASTDGHFRRQVSSFRDIIEKDGKFQPEKGRYHIFVSYACPWAHRVLITRKLLKLEDIIGLSVVSPRMGALGWPFAAADEFPGADHDPIQNSNHVRDLYFKSDPEYSGRFTVPIVWDTKTSTIVNNESSEIIRFLNTAFRDLAEPSDIDIYPEALRKEIDDFHSWVYDTVNNGVYKCGFATTQEAYESAVGPLFQSLDRLEKMIEGKDYYIGDRLTEADIRLYTTIVRFDPVYHGHFKCNLGSIRHNYPNINRWMKNLYWNVPAFKDTTNFEHIKTHYYWSHTQINPTRVVPQGPNPNIEAL, from the exons ATGTCCACTCAGGATAAATCCGACGCACAGAAGAATATTACCAAATGGGCGAGCACAGATGGACACTTCAGGCGTCAGGTGTCTTCGTTTAGGGATATTATCGAAAAGGATGGCAAGTTTCAACCTGAAAAGG GTCGGTACCATATCTTTGTCTCATATGCGTGTCCTTGGGCCCACCGTGTGTTGATCACCCGAAAGTTACTGAAGCTTGAAGATATAATTG GCCTCAGCGTCGTTTCTCCGCGCATGGGTGCGCTTGGCTGGCCATTCGCAGCTGC CGACGAGTTCCCCGGTGCAGATCACGACCCAATTCAAAACTCTAATCACGTTCGTGACTTGTACTTTAAATCTGATCCGGAGTACTCCGGAAG ATTTACTGTTCCAATCGTTTGGGACACGAAGACATCGACAATT GTCAATAACGAAAGCTCGGAAATTATCCGTTTTCTCAATACTGCATTCCGAGATCTTGCGGAGCCCAGTGATATTGATATTTACCCCGAAGCGCTGAGGAAGGAGATCGACGACTTCCATTCATGGGTTTATGATACAGTCAACA ACGGCGTATACAAGTGTGGGTTCGCGACCACTCAGGAGGCATATGAAAGCGCGGTTGGACCACTGTTCCAGTCACTGGACCGCCTCGAGAAGATGATCGAAGGTAAAGACTATTATATCGGAGATCGTCTCACGGAAGCCGATATTCGATTGTACACCACGATT GTGCGATTTGACCCAGTGTACCACGGTCACTTCAAATGCAACCTCGGCTCTATTCGGCACAATTACCCCAACATTAATCGTTGGATGAAGAACTTGTATTGGAATGTGCCCGCCTTCAAGGACACCACGAATTTTGAGCAT ATCAAGACGCATTACTACTGGTCCCACACGCAAATTAATCCCACCCGCGTTGTACCTCAAGGCCCAAACCCCAACATCGAAGCTCTCTGA